A single region of the Massilia sp. erpn genome encodes:
- a CDS encoding CcdB family protein, which produces MSRFDIFANPGKNHRNIPYLVDVQSNVISGLATRIVVPLRPLSAFPSVTLPPDLFPIIAVNGEDHVMDTPQLGAIPLSELKINVASARAYQFETQGALDRLFGAY; this is translated from the coding sequence ATGAGCCGCTTCGACATTTTCGCCAATCCGGGCAAGAACCACCGCAATATCCCTTACCTCGTCGATGTGCAAAGCAATGTGATCAGTGGCTTGGCAACGAGAATTGTTGTTCCGCTCCGTCCCTTATCGGCGTTTCCATCGGTGACGCTTCCGCCAGACCTGTTTCCCATCATCGCAGTCAACGGTGAGGATCATGTCATGGACACCCCACAGCTTGGTGCCATCCCCTTAAGCGAGCTCAAAATCAATGTCGCGTCGGCCCGCGCGTATCAGTTTGAAACTCAAGGCGCCCTGGATCGGCTCTTCGGAGCATACTGA
- a CDS encoding type II toxin-antitoxin system CcdA family antitoxin has protein sequence MKISPPPSKLPAKKATNITLSLDVYQAAKSLGINISQVCEQRLREEIQLRQERQWNEEHADFLAAYNRRVEEEGLALEEWRSF, from the coding sequence ATGAAAATTTCTCCGCCTCCATCAAAACTGCCTGCAAAAAAAGCAACCAATATCACGCTCTCACTGGATGTATACCAAGCTGCGAAGAGTCTTGGCATTAACATCTCACAAGTCTGCGAGCAACGCTTACGCGAGGAGATTCAATTACGTCAGGAGCGGCAATGGAATGAAGAGCATGCTGACTTTCTGGCGGCCTACAACCGGCGGGTGGAGGAGGAAGGTCTGGCACTTGAAGAGTGGCGATCTTTCTGA
- a CDS encoding M4 family metallopeptidase: MQATLKKGAVWAAFAFGTTGVQAASRIDIDTIVSKYDAMLAKGMPTTAEKLGLNNGDLKAIHSQTLPNGKIITKYQQLYRGIPVLNSNVVEHRENSKAAPSLSGTFIQDIASDVRAATPQLSSAAILNLAKSKVAKAQWEEEQVQLYVHLYDGQSARLVYLVSFFMPNGNQPNRPFFLMDANTGEVLQQWDGLARAKAGGPGGNTKVGQYEFGVKYAALDVSSNCAMDNGSVKTVNQNNSTDDLDTAFQFACPRNTFKPVNGAYSPLNDAHFFGNATIKMYGDWFGLSPLPQQLVMRVHYAQGFEGAAWTGGSIIIGDGYNRFYPLVSADVLAHEISHGFTAQNAKLLYLSQAGGMNEAFSDMAGEALEYYLTDSNDFKVGASITKTADALRYMYNPPLDGRSKIHVSDMLPSDSVHYISGIYNKAFHLLATSPGWNTRKAFEVMVDANRLYWTPSSTFNEGACGVEQAAGNRGYNASQVSTAFNAVGVNCDNYQWLVEQLYLAYTGRPGEPAGISRWIEHLQAAAAPKKLAQFIEAYSSNPGVKAIVDHFAQSPESLALYPSEPAGSYDGLITAVFQNAFGRPVDAANNAIWSGKLQSGQSSRNLVPIQILSDALTSRNANRKNDVLAAGKKVSVSLRFTANVNEPAEIAAYSTPLANSKARNMLKTVNSATQVQDFVPAIDAAIADIVAKH, translated from the coding sequence ATGCAAGCGACTTTAAAAAAGGGAGCGGTATGGGCGGCGTTCGCATTTGGTACTACTGGAGTACAAGCAGCAAGCCGTATTGATATCGATACGATTGTTTCAAAATATGACGCCATGCTGGCCAAGGGGATGCCAACCACCGCTGAAAAGCTGGGACTGAATAATGGCGATTTAAAAGCCATTCATAGCCAGACTCTTCCAAATGGAAAAATTATTACCAAATATCAACAGCTGTACCGCGGCATTCCGGTGTTGAACAGCAATGTGGTGGAGCACCGGGAAAACAGCAAGGCGGCGCCTTCCCTGAGCGGCACATTCATCCAGGACATCGCCAGCGACGTACGGGCCGCAACGCCGCAACTCTCCTCCGCAGCCATCCTGAATCTGGCCAAAAGCAAGGTAGCGAAAGCGCAATGGGAGGAAGAACAGGTTCAGCTGTATGTGCATCTGTACGACGGCCAATCCGCGCGCCTGGTGTATCTGGTGTCATTCTTCATGCCCAATGGCAATCAGCCAAACAGGCCGTTCTTTTTGATGGATGCCAATACCGGCGAAGTATTGCAGCAATGGGATGGTTTGGCTCGTGCCAAAGCTGGCGGCCCCGGCGGCAATACCAAGGTTGGCCAATACGAATTCGGTGTCAAGTACGCTGCCCTGGATGTCAGCAGTAACTGCGCGATGGATAATGGCAGCGTTAAAACCGTCAATCAAAATAACAGCACGGATGATTTGGACACTGCTTTTCAATTCGCTTGCCCCCGCAACACGTTTAAGCCAGTCAACGGCGCCTACTCACCTTTAAACGATGCGCATTTCTTCGGCAATGCCACGATCAAAATGTATGGCGATTGGTTTGGCCTGTCGCCGCTTCCGCAGCAACTGGTGATGCGGGTGCACTATGCCCAAGGTTTTGAGGGGGCGGCATGGACTGGCGGTTCCATCATTATTGGCGATGGCTATAACAGGTTCTATCCCCTGGTATCCGCCGACGTTCTCGCGCATGAGATCAGCCATGGCTTTACAGCGCAAAACGCCAAGCTGCTCTACCTTTCACAGGCAGGTGGAATGAATGAAGCATTTTCCGATATGGCCGGCGAGGCACTGGAATATTATCTGACGGATAGCAATGACTTCAAGGTTGGCGCCAGCATCACGAAAACCGCCGACGCCTTGCGCTATATGTACAATCCGCCGCTGGATGGGCGCTCCAAAATCCATGTCTCGGATATGTTGCCAAGCGATAGCGTGCACTACATCAGCGGCATCTATAACAAGGCATTTCATCTGCTCGCCACTTCGCCGGGATGGAATACCCGCAAGGCATTCGAGGTCATGGTCGACGCAAACCGCCTGTACTGGACGCCATCAAGCACCTTTAATGAAGGCGCATGCGGCGTGGAGCAGGCCGCCGGCAATCGTGGATATAACGCCAGCCAAGTGAGCACGGCATTCAATGCTGTCGGCGTCAATTGCGACAACTATCAATGGCTGGTTGAGCAGTTGTATCTGGCCTATACCGGCCGGCCTGGCGAACCGGCTGGCATCAGTCGCTGGATCGAGCATCTGCAGGCTGCCGCCGCACCCAAAAAGCTGGCTCAATTCATTGAAGCGTATAGCTCGAATCCAGGCGTCAAGGCCATCGTTGACCACTTTGCCCAGAGTCCCGAAAGCCTGGCCTTGTATCCCTCCGAGCCGGCAGGCAGCTACGATGGCTTAATTACTGCGGTGTTCCAGAACGCATTTGGCCGCCCGGTCGACGCCGCCAATAACGCGATCTGGTCGGGCAAGCTGCAAAGCGGACAAAGCAGCCGCAATCTGGTGCCGATCCAGATCCTGTCCGACGCCTTGACCAGCCGGAATGCCAACCGCAAAAACGATGTGCTGGCAGCCGGGAAAAAAGTCAGCGTGTCCCTGCGCTTCACGGCCAACGTCAACGAGCCGGCGGAGATCGCCGCCTACAGCACACCCTTGGCCAATAGCAAAGCGCGCAATATGCTGAAGACGGTCAACTCTGCCACGCAGGTGCAGGACTTCGTTCCGGCCATCGACGCTGCGATCGCCGACATCGTCGCCAAGCACTAA